In Cellulomonas wangsupingiae, the genomic window GCCGCTGCCGCTGCCCAGGTCCTCCAGCAGGCCCTCGAGCTCCTTGCCCAGCTCGTCCTGCCCGCCGAACGTGTCCGTGGCCTGCTGCGCCGTCGCGTTGCCCCACTGCACGAGCGCGACGACGAGCCACGTGAGCAGGGCGATCACGACCGTGCCCACCGCGCCGACGACGATGCCGGCGATCGCCAGCCCGCGTCCGGGCGCGCGCGTGCGCCGGATGCGGACGAGGGCGCCGATCCCGAGCCCGACGCCGATCGGCCCGGTGAGGCCCGCCAGCAGCAGCAGCCCACCGGCGGACGTCACCAGCGACGCGACCGCGAGGCCGTCGGTCGGGACGGGCGGGGTCCAGCCGTACGGCCGGACCGGCGCGCCGGGCGGCGTGCCGTAGCCGGGCATGACCCCCGTGCCGGGCGGTGTGCCGTAGCCGGGGCCAGGTCCGTAGCCGGGACCGGCGCCGTGACCGGGCGGCGTGCCGTAGCCGGGTGCGGCCCCGTAGCCGGGTGCCGTCGGCGGGCCGGGGGGCGTCGGCGGGGTTCCGTGCACGGGTGGCGCGGCCGACGCCGCCGGGTGCCCCGGGACGACGGCCGGGGGTGCCGGCGGGACCGTCGCGAGCGGCTGCGTCATCCCCACTCCGGTCGCGATCGGCAGCGTGTCGTGCCGGCCCGCGGCATACCCGCCCCGCGGCAGCGGCTGGGTGTCGTGCCCGCCGGCCGCGTACACGGGTGAGGCGGTGGTACCCCAGGTCGCCGAGTCGTTCGCCGTGGACGGGTCCACGGCCGGCGGCCCCGGCACCGGTGGCGCGGCCGGTTCCTGCGGAGGCTCGGGCGCGCGGTCGTCGGGCGTCATGGACGGCAACCTAGCCGAGCGTGGGCGCGCGAGGGGCGGTGCGGGCCGCACCTCGCGCCCGCGGCCACCCTCCCGGGCGCGCCGCGCGTCACGGGGCGTCGACCTCGAGCACCACGGGGACGTGGTCGGACGGCTGCTTGCCCTTGCGCTCGTCGCGCTCGATGCGCACCCCCGTGACGCGCGCGGCCAGCGCGGGGCTGGCGTAGGTGAGGTCGATGCGCATGCCCTCGTTGCGGGGGAAGCGCAGCTGCTGGTAGTCCCAGTAGGTGTACGTGTGCTCGGCGGGCGCGTGCACGCGGGACACCTCGGTGTACCCGGCGCGCGCGATCGCCTCGAACGCGTCGCGCTCCGCCGGCGTGACGTGCGTGCGGCCCGCGAACAGCCCGATGTCCCAGACGTCGGTGTCGAGCGGCGCGATGTTCCAGTCCCCGACCATCGCGACCTGCGCGTCCGGCTCGGCGGACAGCCAGCCCTGCGCCGCGTCGCGCAGCGCCGCCAGCCAGTCCAGCTTGTAGGTGTAGTGCGGGTCGCCGATCTCACGGCCGTTCGGCACGTACAGGCTCCACACCCGCACGCCCCCGCAGGTGGCGCCGAGCGCGCGCGCCTCGACCGCGGCCGGGTCGCCCCACGTCGGCTGGCCCGGGAAGCCGCGCTCGACGTCGGTCAGGCCCACGCGCGAGAGGATCGCGACGCCGTTCCACTGCGAGTACCCGTGCGTGGCGACCTCGTAGCCGAGCGCCTCGAAGGGCTCGCGCGGGAACGCCTCGTCCTTGACCTTGGTCTCCTGCAGCGCCAGCACGTCGACCCCCGTGCGCTCCACGAAGGCCACGGCACGGTCCAGCCGGGCGCGGATCGAGTTGATGTTCCAGGTCGCGAGGCGCATGGCGCCCGAGGTTACCGGCGCCCCCCGACAGGCTCGACCGTCGTCGAGCCCGGGAGCGGGGACTTTCGGGACATCCGGCGCAACACCCGCGGCGCGCGCGACGGTAAAGTGCGGACGCGTCGCACCCACCGGGGGCAGGCGGCTCTGGAAGAGGTGGTCGGCACGTGGTGAGCGCAGTGGGCGCGAGCGTCGAGAACGCGTCGCGCACGGGTGGGGACGGCACGGCGGACCAGGTCGCGCCGGTGGACGGGCCGCTCGTCGAGGGTGTGTGGACCGCCGACCCCTCGGGGCACGTCTGGGACGACGTGCTGTACGTCTACACGTCGCACGACGAGGAGACGGGCACGCCGAAGGACGACAACGGCAGCCACTACGACATGCGCGACTACCGCGTGATCGAGCTGCGGGACGTGGGCGGGCCGGCCCTCGAGCACGACCGGGTGCTGCACGTCGACGACGTGCCGTGGGCCGCGCGCCAGATGTGGGCGCCCGACGCCGCACGCCGCGGCGACACGTTCTACCTGTTCTTCCCCGCCAAGGACGCCGACGGCGTCTTCCGGATCGGGGTCGCGACGTCGTCCACGCCGACCGGGCCCTTCGTGGCCGAGCCGGAGCCGATCGCCGGCGTCGGCAGCATCGACCCCGCCGTGCTCACCGACGACGACGGCAGCGCGTACCTGTACGTCGGCGGCATCATGGGCGGCCAGCTGCAGCGCTGGGACGGCGACACCTACACCGGTGTCGACGCCTACCCGGCGCCGGACGCCCCGGCGATCGGCCCGCGCGTCGCGCGGCTCACCGACGACCTGCTGGCGCTGGCCGAGCCGACGCGCGAGGTCGTCGTCACGGACGACGCCGGCCGCGCCCTCACCCAGGGCGACCCGCGCCGGTTCTTCGAGGGGCCGTGGGTCTCGCGCATCGACGGCGTCTACCACCTGCTCTACTCGACCGGCGCCGCCCGCACGCTCGTGCACGCCACGTCCGACTCCCCGTACGGGCCGTTCACCTACCGCGGCACGGTGCTCGAACCCGTCGAGGGGTGGACCACCCAGGGCTCGATCGTCCGGATGGGCGAGCGCTGGTACCTGCTCTACCACGATGCCCAGGCCTCGGGCCGCGACCACCTGCGCAACGTGCGCATCGCGCCGCTGACCGTCCACCCCGACGGCCGGCTGACGGCCGACCCGCGCTGACGCGGGCCGGCCGTCAGCCGCGACGTCGCAGCGCGCGTACCGTCATCAGGGCCACCGCCGCGCCGACGATCCACGGACCGCCGACGATCAGCGGGTCGAGGACCTGGTGGCGGACGTCGACGCGCCCGCGGCGTGAGGCGACCGGGTGCCGGTGCAGCTCGGACAGCACGCCGGTCTCGGTGATCGGGTTGTCCGGCCGCAGGGTCGCCATCGAGCGCAGGTGCGCGCCGGCCGCGTCGACCCGGTCGGCCGCCATGAGCAGCAGCCAGTGCGCGGCGCGGCCCTCGCTGAAGCGCTCGTAGGAGTAGCGGCGGATCCGCCCCGCCAGGCCGTGCGGCGGCTGCGCGGTGCCGAAGACGGGCGTCAGCATCTCGTGCTCGATGGACCGCTCACGGGGGTACGTCTCGGGCTGCCGGTCCGGGAAGTCCCAGTGCGCGCCCGTCGGCAGGTCGAACCGCTCCCGCGGGACCTGCGGGCGGTCGGCGGGGTCCAGGTCGGCGCCCCAGCCCGGGATGCGCGCACGCAGCTGCTCGGGGGTCTCGGGGAGCGGGGGCTTGTCGGCGGTGTAGGGCATGGTCGCGGGTCCCTCTCAGTCCTCGGACGGGATGATCAGCGGCTTGATGCAGCCGTCGAGCTTGGACGACATCACGTGGTACGCCTCGGCGATGTGCTCCAGCGGGATCCGGTGGGTCACGACGTCGCTCGGTGTGAGGTAGCCGGAGCGGATGTGCTCCAGCAGGCGGGGCCACTGCCTCTTCGCCGGGGCCTGGTTCATGCGCAGCGTCAGGCCCTTGTTGAGCGCGTCACCGAACTTCACGGCCGAGAAGATCGGCCCGTACGCACCCAGGACGGAGACCGTGCCGCCCTTGCGCACGCCGTCGATCGCCCAGTTGAGCGCGACGGGGGAGCCGCCCTGCAGCTTGAGCTTCGCGGCGGTGACGTGCTGGATCAGGTTGCCGTCGGCTTCCGCGCCGACCGCCTCGATGACCCGGTCCGCGCCCAGCCCGTCGGTGGTCCTCTTCATCTCGACGACGATGTCGTCGTGCTCGAGGTAGTTGCGCGTCTCGGCGTACGCGAACTCGCGCGCCTTCTCCAGCCGGTACTCGAGCTGGTCGACGACGATGACGCGCCCGGCGCCCATGAGCCACGCGGACCGTGCCGCGAACAGGCCGACGGGCCCGGCGCCGAGCACCACGACCGTGTCGCCCTCGACGATGTCCGCGAGCTGCGCCCCGAAGTAGCCGGTGGCCAGCGCGTCGGTCATCAGCACCGCGTCGTCGTCGCTCAGCCACTCGGGGATCTTCGAGGGGCCGACGTCCGCGAACGGCACGCGCACGTACTCGGCCTGGCCGCCGTCGTACCCGCCCGTGGTGTGCGAGTACCCGTAGATGCCGCCGACGGCCGTGGCGTTGGGGTTGACGTTGTGGCAGTTGGAGTACAGCCCGCGCGCGCAGAAGAAGCACGTGCCGCAGTAGATGTTGAACGGCACCATCACGCGGTCACCGACCTGCAGGTGCTGCACGGACGGACCGACCTGCTCGACGACGCCCACGAACTCGTGACCGAACGTGTGACCGATGCGCGTGTCCGGCATCATCCCGTGGTAGAGGTGCAGGTCGGAGCCGCAGATGGCAGCGCGCACGACTCGGACGATCGCGTCGTTCGGGTGCTCGATCGCCGGCATGTCCTTCTCTTCGACGCGGACCTTGTAGGGCCCGCGGTAGACCATCGCTCGCATCGGGTCTCCTCCACGTCGGGTGGCCTCAAGGGTGCGCAGGTCTGGCGCGGAGCGCATCCGCAGGCCGCTCCGCCCTCGCCGTGCGGCATCGTCCGTGGGCGCCTAGGGTCGAGGTGGACGAGGGACCAGGGCATCACGCCGGGTCGCTCGTACCGCACCGGCGGAGGAAGCCCGTCGGCGCCCACGGCGTCTCGCCGGGCGGCGCCCGACCCGGGTTCCCCCTGCGACCGCATCCCCCCCATTCACGTCACTCGGTGACGGGTCACGGAGATGCCATGTTCCTCCACCGGCACGAGCTCCTCCACCGGCAAGAGCTCCAGCACGCGTCCTCACCCGACCGCCCCGTGCCGAGCGACTCTCCGACCGGCGGGACGCGGACAAGGGCGAGTTCAGCAACGTCGCCGAGCCGCCGGCCGGCGCTCCCATGCCCCCCGCGCCACGCAGCCCGACCGCGGCTGTGCGGCACGACCGCCACGCCGAACCTGGCGGAAACGGTCAGCGGGAAGCTCAAGGACACAGTCACGAGTGAGTGAGGAGACGACGATGAGCACGGACAGCACAGGTGGCGCCGCCGCAGCGGCGGGCACCGCGAAGGACGAGGCGTCGAGCCTCGCGCACGCCGCCGCGGACAGCGGGCAGGGCCTGCTCGGCGAGGCGAAGAGCGGGGCCTCCGACGTCGCGTCGGAGGTCGCGGGCCAGGCCCGCGACCTGTGGTCGGAGGCCCGCACGGGGCTGACCACGCAGGCGTCGGAGCAGCAGGTGCGGGCCGCGGCCGGCCTGCGCGCGCTCGGCGACGAGCTGGGTCGCATGGCCGACGGCTCGCAGGACGGCGGACTGGCGACGGACCTGGTCCGTCAGGCGGGCGAGCGCACCGCCGGCGTGGCGAGCTGGCTCGAGGACCGGGAGCCCGGCGACCTGCTGGGTGAGGTGACGGACTTCGCGCGCCGGCGTCCGGGCCTGTTCCTGGCGCTCGCGGCCGGTGCCGGAGTCCTCGCCGGGCGGGTCACCCGCGGGCTGAAGGACGCACCGCCGTCGGCGGGCACGGGTGCGACGGCGGCGGCACCCGCCACGCCGGCACCGGTGGACCCCGCCCCGGCGTACGCCGGCACCCCGGCCCCGAGCGGCCCCGGGCAGAGCCCCGAGCAGGAGGCGTGGGTCGCCGCCGGCGGCCCCGCACCGGTGGCACCGACCTCCGGCCACGTCCCCGCGGCCGACCCGTACGGCACGGCCGGCGGTGACCCGCTGGCCGGGGTGCTCCGTGAGGACCGACCGTGACCGGGCAGTTCGACCCCACGGTGGCGGCGGACCCGCGCGCGGTGCCGGGGGCAGGTCCCCTGCCCGGGACGGGTCCTCTGCCCGGGGCCGGCGCGCCGCCGCCGGCCGCCGACGGTGCGCCCGACGAGCGCCCGTCCCTGGGTGACCTGATCGGGTCCGTCACCGAGGACCTGTCCCTCCTGGTCCGCCAGGAGGTCGAGCTGGCCAAGGCCGAGCTGACCGAGTCCGCGAAGCGTGCGGGCAAGGGCGGCGGTCTGCTCGCCGGTTCGGGGGTGGCAGGGCACTTCGTGCTGATGTTCCTGTCGTTCGCCCTGTGGTGGGGCCTGCCGCTGGGCAGGGCCTGGTCCGCGGTCGTCGTGGCCGTGATCTGGGCGGTGATCGCCGCGGTCCTCGCCGTGCGAGGACGCGGTGAGCTCCGCCGTGTGAAGGGTGCACCCCGCACCGCCGAGACCATGAAGAAGATCCCGAACGCCCTGAAGGGTGACGAGGAGGCGAACCATGAGTGAGAGCCCCGAGGAGATCCGCCAGCGGATCGAGGAGACGCGGGCCGACCTGTCGGCGAACGTCGACGCCGTCGGCGACACGATCGACCCCCGGCAGATGGCGCACCGCCAGGCGGACAAGGTGCGCGGCCGCGTCGGGGCCGTCCGCGAGCGTGTGATGGGCACCGTCGGCGGCGCCCGCGACGCGGCCGGCGGGTCCGCCGGCTCCGTCGCGCAGGGCGTGAAGGGCGCACCCACCGCCGCCCTCCAGCAGGCGCAGGGCAACCCGCTCGCGGCCGGGTTGGTCGCCTTCGGGCTCGGGTGGCTGGCGTCCTCGCTGGTGCCGACCTCGGCGCCGGAGCAGCGGGCCGCGCAGGCCGTCAAGGAGCAGGCGCAGGCCATGGCCCCGCAGGCCAAGGAGGCGGCGCAGCAGATGGCGTCCGACCTGCGCGAGCCGGCGCAGGACGCCCTGCAGGCCGTGAAGGACACCGCCACCGAGGCGGCCGCCGGCGTCAAGGAGCAGGGCACGCAGGCGGCGTCCGACCTGCGGGACCAGGCGCAGCAGTCGGCGCAGGAGGTGCGGAAGGCCCCGCAGCAGCAGTGACCACCGTGACGGGCCGGGGGTGGGCGTCGTGAGGATCACGGTGCCCGCCCCCGGCGTGGTGCGTCGGCGCGCGCCTACGTGAGTGGCTACCTGCGCGCCGACGAGCGGGGGGTCACCGTGGCCCACCCGTACCGCTACGCGCACGAGAACCGACGCGCGTCCGGCGGCGAGATGCCCGGCCGGTGTCGGTTTGCCCGGATGCGTGAGACAGTGGAAGGTGCACGGGGCGTCGCCGCGCGAGGTACGGGCCCAGCCCATGGCGTGCACGGTCGTCCCGGGGTCTCCGGGGGTGACAGGCAACCGCCTTTGGGGGCGAGCCACATGCCCAGCCTTACGCCCAGCTCCATCACCGTCCGGCGCGACAGCACGGCTGTCGTCGTGCACCTCAGCGGCGAGATCGACCTCTCGCTGCGCGACCAGGCTGGCGACGCGCTGGCGGCGATCGCCGAGGCAGGGCTCCCGGTCGTCGTCGATCTCGCCGAGGTGCGCCTGCTCGGCGCCCCCGGCATCGCGTTCCTCCTGCAGTGCGAGCGGATCTGCGCGGAGACCGGGGTGGAGTGGATCGCGCGCGACGTCCCTGCCGTGATCGCCCGCCTGCTCGACGTGCTCGGGCTCCATTCCGTCCTGCACCGTGACGGCAGCCGCATGTCGATGTCCTCATGACGGCCGTCGCGCCGGGCACGGCGACCGCCGTCGTCCCGCCGGGGATGCCTGTGGTGCTCGCCCTCCTGCGGCGCGTGCTCGAGCACGAGCTGCGCCGTGGCGTCGACCTGCGTGTCGTCGCCGAGGTGCCCGGGCGCCCCCCGCACGTCGTCTCGACGCCCGGCCCCGTCGCGCCGGACGTGCCGTGGCCCGAGCCGGGGACCGCCGGGCCGGTGTCCACCGCCGTGCGGCACGGCACCACCTGCGTCGCCGTCCGGACCTCCGGCACGGTCGACTGGTCCGACGTCAGCGACGACCTGCGCGTGACCGCTGGGGTGCTGGCCGGCATGATCGCCGACCGGGCGGACGCGGACGTCCTGCGGCGGGACGTTGCCGACCTGACGGCGGCCATACGCAGCCGTGAGGTCATCGACCAGGCGATCGGGGTCGTCGTCGCCCACCGCCGCTGCTCCCCGGTGCGGGCGCTCGAGGTGCTGCGGACCACGGCGCAGCGCCGCGACGAGAAGGTGAGTGCGGTCGCCACGCGGGTCGTCGCCCAGGCGGCAGGGACCCGCCCCGTGAGCGGCACCCCGTTCCAGCCGCGCAAGCACGTCGGCGTCCCCGGGTCCGACCACCAGGGAGCCGGCAGCCCCTGACCGGATGCCGGTACGGGCACCCCCGGACGCGGCACGGCCCCGGCGCCGCGTCGTCGGTCGCCGGGGCCGTGCCGCGTCGCCGGGTCAGCGCACGTCGTCGTCCACCCAGTCGAACGACTTGGTGACGGCCTTCTTCCACAGCCGGTACTGCCGGTCGCGCTCGCCCTCCTCCATCGACGGCTCCCAGCGCTTGTCCTCGGCCCAGTTGTCGATGACGTCCTGCTCGCCGGACCAGTACCCGACCGCGATGCCGGCCGCGTACGCCGCGCCCAGCGCGGTGGTCTCGGCGATCTTCGGACGGACCACCGGCACGCCGAGGATGTCGGCCTGGAACTGCATGAGCGCGTCGTTGGCGACCATGCCGCCGTCGACCTTCAGCTCCGTGAGGTCCACGCCCGAGTCGGCGTTCATCGCGTCGAGCACCTCGCGCGTCTGGAAGGCCGTGGCCTCCAGCGCGGCCCGGGCGATGTGCGCCTTGGTGACGTAGCGCGTCAGGCCGACGAGCGCACCGCGGGCGTCGGACCGCCAGTAGGGCGCGAAGAGCCCGGAGAACGCGGGGACGAAGTACGCGCCGCCGTTGTCCTCGACGCTCGCCGCGAGCTTC contains:
- a CDS encoding DUF4190 domain-containing protein, whose product is MTPDDRAPEPPQEPAAPPVPGPPAVDPSTANDSATWGTTASPVYAAGGHDTQPLPRGGYAAGRHDTLPIATGVGMTQPLATVPPAPPAVVPGHPAASAAPPVHGTPPTPPGPPTAPGYGAAPGYGTPPGHGAGPGYGPGPGYGTPPGTGVMPGYGTPPGAPVRPYGWTPPVPTDGLAVASLVTSAGGLLLLAGLTGPIGVGLGIGALVRIRRTRAPGRGLAIAGIVVGAVGTVVIALLTWLVVALVQWGNATAQQATDTFGGQDELGKELEGLLEDLGSGSGSAPGDLFGEDLFGDLGEEGKGTGTLPPYALPQDVAVGTCWQALPEYYDLSDAVVVPCTDLHDVEVVAHVTPTGAPATDLTAEDPVLAEALDRCEAAVAAIDPGLLVWGAVDVWLPHPDQVAAGQLVGYCVHEDTFGRTDSLVAPSGVAS
- a CDS encoding exodeoxyribonuclease III, whose product is MRLATWNINSIRARLDRAVAFVERTGVDVLALQETKVKDEAFPREPFEALGYEVATHGYSQWNGVAILSRVGLTDVERGFPGQPTWGDPAAVEARALGATCGGVRVWSLYVPNGREIGDPHYTYKLDWLAALRDAAQGWLSAEPDAQVAMVGDWNIAPLDTDVWDIGLFAGRTHVTPAERDAFEAIARAGYTEVSRVHAPAEHTYTYWDYQQLRFPRNEGMRIDLTYASPALAARVTGVRIERDERKGKQPSDHVPVVLEVDAP
- a CDS encoding family 43 glycosylhydrolase; this translates as MVSAVGASVENASRTGGDGTADQVAPVDGPLVEGVWTADPSGHVWDDVLYVYTSHDEETGTPKDDNGSHYDMRDYRVIELRDVGGPALEHDRVLHVDDVPWAARQMWAPDAARRGDTFYLFFPAKDADGVFRIGVATSSTPTGPFVAEPEPIAGVGSIDPAVLTDDDGSAYLYVGGIMGGQLQRWDGDTYTGVDAYPAPDAPAIGPRVARLTDDLLALAEPTREVVVTDDAGRALTQGDPRRFFEGPWVSRIDGVYHLLYSTGAARTLVHATSDSPYGPFTYRGTVLEPVEGWTTQGSIVRMGERWYLLYHDAQASGRDHLRNVRIAPLTVHPDGRLTADPR
- a CDS encoding zinc-dependent alcohol dehydrogenase, whose product is MRAMVYRGPYKVRVEEKDMPAIEHPNDAIVRVVRAAICGSDLHLYHGMMPDTRIGHTFGHEFVGVVEQVGPSVQHLQVGDRVMVPFNIYCGTCFFCARGLYSNCHNVNPNATAVGGIYGYSHTTGGYDGGQAEYVRVPFADVGPSKIPEWLSDDDAVLMTDALATGYFGAQLADIVEGDTVVVLGAGPVGLFAARSAWLMGAGRVIVVDQLEYRLEKAREFAYAETRNYLEHDDIVVEMKRTTDGLGADRVIEAVGAEADGNLIQHVTAAKLKLQGGSPVALNWAIDGVRKGGTVSVLGAYGPIFSAVKFGDALNKGLTLRMNQAPAKRQWPRLLEHIRSGYLTPSDVVTHRIPLEHIAEAYHVMSSKLDGCIKPLIIPSED
- a CDS encoding phage holin family protein; translation: MTGQFDPTVAADPRAVPGAGPLPGTGPLPGAGAPPPAADGAPDERPSLGDLIGSVTEDLSLLVRQEVELAKAELTESAKRAGKGGGLLAGSGVAGHFVLMFLSFALWWGLPLGRAWSAVVVAVIWAVIAAVLAVRGRGELRRVKGAPRTAETMKKIPNALKGDEEANHE
- a CDS encoding DUF3618 domain-containing protein, which translates into the protein MSESPEEIRQRIEETRADLSANVDAVGDTIDPRQMAHRQADKVRGRVGAVRERVMGTVGGARDAAGGSAGSVAQGVKGAPTAALQQAQGNPLAAGLVAFGLGWLASSLVPTSAPEQRAAQAVKEQAQAMAPQAKEAAQQMASDLREPAQDALQAVKDTATEAAAGVKEQGTQAASDLRDQAQQSAQEVRKAPQQQ
- a CDS encoding STAS domain-containing protein is translated as MPSLTPSSITVRRDSTAVVVHLSGEIDLSLRDQAGDALAAIAEAGLPVVVDLAEVRLLGAPGIAFLLQCERICAETGVEWIARDVPAVIARLLDVLGLHSVLHRDGSRMSMSS
- a CDS encoding ANTAR domain-containing protein encodes the protein MTAVAPGTATAVVPPGMPVVLALLRRVLEHELRRGVDLRVVAEVPGRPPHVVSTPGPVAPDVPWPEPGTAGPVSTAVRHGTTCVAVRTSGTVDWSDVSDDLRVTAGVLAGMIADRADADVLRRDVADLTAAIRSREVIDQAIGVVVAHRRCSPVRALEVLRTTAQRRDEKVSAVATRVVAQAAGTRPVSGTPFQPRKHVGVPGSDHQGAGSP